One region of Neisseria mucosa genomic DNA includes:
- the nhaC gene encoding Na+/H+ antiporter NhaC, which produces MFTFKSLLDMPRGEALAVVVALIGAMGYTIISLGWLPHMSIIAAITVLILYGLARGLKYNDMQKGMVGAVGQGMGAIYLFFFIGLMVSALMMSGAIPTLMYYGFGLISPTYFYFSAFALCSVIGVSIGSSLTTCATVGVAFMGMAAAFHADLAMTAGAIVSGAFFGDKMSPLSDTTGISASIVGIDLFEHIKNMMYTTIPAWLISAALMLWLLPNVAAHDLNSVESFRSQLEATGLVHGYSLIPFALLVVLALLRINAVVAMLFTILAALAVTYFHSTPDLNQLGTWFYGGYKLEGEAFQDIAKLISRGGLESMFFTQTIVILGMSLGGLLFTLGVIPSLLDAIRAFLTTAGRATFSVAATSVGVNFLIGEQYLSILLSGETFKPVYDKLGLHSRNLSRTLEDAGTVINPLVPWSVCGVFISHALGVPVWEYLPYAFFCYLSLILTLLFGWTGLTLSKKETA; this is translated from the coding sequence ATGTTTACATTCAAATCACTGCTCGATATGCCGCGCGGAGAAGCTCTTGCCGTCGTCGTGGCGTTAATCGGGGCGATGGGTTACACCATCATTTCGCTGGGCTGGCTGCCCCATATGTCCATCATTGCCGCCATTACCGTCCTTATCCTCTACGGCCTCGCGCGCGGGTTGAAATATAACGACATGCAAAAAGGCATGGTCGGCGCGGTGGGGCAGGGCATGGGCGCGATTTACCTGTTTTTCTTCATCGGGCTGATGGTCAGCGCGCTGATGATGAGCGGCGCGATTCCAACGCTGATGTATTACGGTTTCGGGCTTATTTCCCCTACTTATTTCTATTTCTCCGCCTTTGCGCTTTGTTCCGTCATCGGTGTGTCCATCGGCAGCAGTTTGACCACTTGCGCCACCGTCGGCGTTGCCTTTATGGGCATGGCGGCGGCGTTTCATGCCGATTTGGCGATGACGGCGGGTGCGATTGTTTCCGGCGCGTTCTTTGGCGACAAAATGTCCCCGCTCTCCGATACCACGGGTATTTCCGCCTCCATCGTCGGCATTGATTTGTTCGAACACATCAAAAACATGATGTACACCACCATTCCCGCGTGGCTCATCAGCGCGGCATTGATGCTGTGGCTCTTGCCCAATGTTGCCGCCCACGATTTGAACAGCGTCGAATCCTTCCGCAGCCAGCTTGAAGCGACGGGCTTGGTGCACGGCTATTCGCTGATTCCGTTTGCGCTGTTGGTCGTGCTGGCGCTGTTGCGCATCAACGCCGTTGTCGCCATGCTCTTCACCATCCTCGCCGCGCTTGCGGTAACTTATTTCCACAGCACGCCCGACTTGAACCAGCTCGGCACATGGTTTTACGGCGGCTACAAACTCGAAGGCGAAGCGTTTCAAGACATCGCCAAACTCATTTCGCGCGGCGGTTTGGAAAGCATGTTCTTCACGCAAACCATCGTGATTCTCGGCATGAGTTTGGGCGGATTATTGTTTACGCTCGGCGTGATTCCGTCGCTGCTGGACGCCATCCGCGCGTTCCTGACTACCGCCGGACGCGCTACATTCAGCGTTGCCGCCACGTCGGTCGGCGTCAATTTCCTCATCGGCGAACAATATTTGAGTATTTTGCTTTCCGGCGAAACCTTCAAACCCGTGTACGACAAGCTCGGACTGCATTCGCGCAACCTTTCGCGCACGCTGGAAGACGCGGGTACGGTCATCAATCCGCTTGTGCCGTGGAGCGTGTGCGGCGTGTTCATCAGCCACGCCCTCGGCGTACCCGTTTGGGAATACCTGCCTTATGCCTTCTTCTGCTATTTGAGCCTGATTTTGACGCTGCTGTTCGGTTGGACAGGTCTGACGTTGAGCAAGAAAGAAACTGCGTAA
- a CDS encoding NAD(P)H-dependent oxidoreductase has translation MAKKVSILVGSLRKGSFARKVAQNVIPMFPEGYEAQIVEIGGLPLYNFDYDDPAETDFPTPESYTAFRETIKASAGVLFVTSENNRTVPACLKNAVDIGSKPNADVAWKNTPAGIISHSVGKMGGYSSQKNLRLALSYFNMPLTGQPEVFLGNSPTLFEFDDNGKLIESARSFVQGYIDQLVALIEKNPK, from the coding sequence ATGGCAAAAAAAGTCAGCATTTTAGTAGGCAGCCTGCGTAAAGGCTCGTTTGCCCGCAAAGTGGCGCAAAACGTCATCCCCATGTTCCCCGAAGGCTACGAAGCCCAAATCGTCGAAATCGGCGGCTTGCCGCTCTACAATTTCGACTACGACGACCCCGCCGAAACCGACTTCCCCACGCCCGAAAGCTACACTGCCTTCCGCGAAACCATCAAAGCCTCCGCCGGCGTATTGTTCGTTACCTCCGAAAACAACCGCACTGTCCCCGCCTGTCTGAAAAACGCGGTAGACATCGGCTCCAAACCCAACGCCGACGTCGCATGGAAAAACACGCCCGCAGGCATCATCAGCCATTCCGTCGGCAAAATGGGCGGTTACAGCTCGCAAAAAAACCTGCGCCTCGCCTTGTCCTACTTCAATATGCCGCTGACCGGACAGCCCGAAGTCTTCCTCGGCAACTCCCCTACTCTGTTTGAGTTTGACGATAACGGCAAACTCATCGAATCGGCACGCAGCTTCGTCCAAGGCTATATCGATCAACTCGTCGCCCTGATCGAGAAAAATCCCAAATAA
- a CDS encoding nicotinamide riboside transporter PnuC: MSLDWWKRELFGGWTHFEAVWLLMFLGIQAVVFVFNPDSWLASIAAVTGILCVVFVGKGKISNYLFGLISVSLYAYVSYTFKLYGEMMLNLLVYVPVQFVGFAMWRRHMALGETAETEEVKAKALTVRQWLLVVAVSVVGTSAYIEWLHHLGSALPTLDGVTVVVSIVAQVLMILRYREQWALWIVVNILTISLWAAAWLKNGETSLPLLLMYVMYLCNSVYGYINWTKLVKRHSGK; the protein is encoded by the coding sequence ATGTCATTAGACTGGTGGAAACGCGAATTGTTCGGCGGTTGGACGCATTTCGAAGCGGTGTGGCTGCTGATGTTTTTGGGGATACAGGCGGTCGTGTTCGTCTTCAATCCCGACTCATGGCTGGCGAGCATTGCGGCGGTAACGGGCATTTTGTGCGTCGTCTTCGTCGGTAAAGGGAAAATCAGCAATTATTTGTTTGGGCTGATTTCCGTATCGCTGTATGCTTATGTTTCCTATACGTTTAAGCTCTACGGCGAGATGATGCTGAATTTATTGGTGTATGTGCCTGTCCAGTTTGTCGGTTTCGCTATGTGGCGCAGACATATGGCTCTGGGCGAAACGGCGGAAACGGAGGAAGTGAAGGCGAAGGCGTTGACGGTCAGGCAGTGGTTGCTGGTGGTTGCCGTGTCCGTTGTGGGGACTTCGGCATATATCGAATGGCTGCACCACTTAGGCAGCGCGTTGCCGACCCTTGACGGCGTAACGGTCGTCGTGTCGATTGTGGCTCAGGTGTTGATGATTCTGCGCTACCGCGAGCAATGGGCATTGTGGATTGTGGTCAATATCCTGACGATTTCGCTGTGGGCTGCGGCATGGTTGAAAAACGGAGAAACGAGCCTGCCGCTTTTGCTGATGTACGTCATGTATTTGTGCAATTCGGTTTACGGCTATATCAACTGGACGAAGCTGGTAAAACGGCATTCGGGAAAATAA